The genome window CTTGGCAAAGTGTTCTAGCACTACCATGAGCTTTTCCTCCAGGATACTGCATTTCCAGCACCCAGTGGCTGTGCAGCCAGGGGGCAGAAGCTCTGGCAGCCTAAAGCAGGAGAGCACCTTTGGCTGCGCGCTGTTCCTTAGCCAACTGCAGAGGTTTCCTTGTGTGTTAGTAACAAACTGGCTGGAGCACGGCTGGAGCACTTACTGCGTGAGCAtctggaaagaaggaaaacaagcagcacagagcaggaggagagacAGACATCAGGCATTTAAACCCTTCCCTGAGAGCACAAGCTTCTACCCTGCCCGCAGTCATTTGTGTAATCCACTTCAATCCCTGCTGCCATCTAGACTGGGAATACAAATTTGGAACATTTCTGTGCAGCAACCCCTCATTCCCTTCCCCCAAAAAACACTGCTCACCTGCTCCTATCAGCATCTGCTAACCAAGGCAAGGTCAGGCTGAGGTTATGCTAATGCCAATTAGGGAGTAGTTCATCAGAACAGCCAGGGGCATACTTTCTCTCTCCCAGCCTGACCTCACTAATCCCTTCACAGCATGTattcaaaataaacagaagtTTTATAATTGTATCTTGATCTAAGTTTGGCTGCTGGCCACATGGTCAGTAGGGCATGAGGTTGTGCCTTAAAAAGAATCtaagggagagggaaggaatgCACAGATGTTGAAGACATTTAAGTACTATTTAattaagctttttaaaaagaaatatatttacattaatCTCTCACCATTATTTTACAAAGTGAGAATTTTGTGTATTGAATTAAACCAACacctctttctctttcccatcATGCAGCtattccacttaaaaaaaatgcttagaAAGCATCATCTTTCCCTGTTTCAAATTACATAATTTTGAACCAATACTGAAAAGACATACAGTGAGAAATATAAGATACTGGACATTCCTCTTTAAGTAAAAGGCACGACATTGCAAACATGGGGACAGTTAGACAAGTTGACCTGTGACCACTGTGATGCTGTAGAATAATACCCATTTCTTCAATTACTGCCCTTGGTATCTCCTCCTGCCCAGTGCCAGAGGAGGATGGTGGGCTGCATGGTCTGACCCAGAAGCGATCTGTAGGACAGCTCTTGAATGTTAGAAGAAATGCATTAACGTCTTTCAATGCACTTTTAAGATGTGAAAGGAAAGAGCAAACCAAAAAGACAAGCATTGAGACAAATTCATGGTTAAGGAGAAGACACAGGAAGCATTGCCATTAGAAAATCATGATTAAGGCAGAAATTCTTTTACAGCAGCTCCTTCACACATTTCTGCACGGAGCACCACttagttttttaaaacagaagtgCTCTGATTGAGTTTGTCCTTCAATTTCTCTTGGCCACACTGAAACAGAACCAGCACCTGAAATCAGGTAGTCCTGACCAAGAAAATACTTTCCATCAGCAAACCACTAAGTCTGCCTTTCTCATACTAATACTGACTTAGTACCATTCAAATTGCATCAAACAAAGTCGCACAGCATAAGAAAACCCGAAGGCCCAGGTTACCACCACACACAGGACAGGTACCAGTGGCATTTCTGTGATGGTGCCtcatttaaaagacaaaacacacGGTTTGATCTCAGTACTATATAATGCTGTTTAACAATCTGCATCTGGtttgaaacaagaaaaacacagtaGTTGCACATTTTTCCACAATGGTCAAAAGGCCAGAACAATATAATTAATCTTCCTCCAGAACACATAGCCAATAAGGGTaattaaaataagcccaaaCTGGAATGTAAAATTTGtgatcaaaacaatttttgaaGCAGTGAACTACAGAGAGATGCATTCATTAGTTAATTGCCTAGGTGACTAAAGCCTCTCCCTTCAATATATTCTGATTTTGCATCAAGGCAGCTTTAGGGCCAGATTCTCTGCCAGTTCAAATTATCACCTGCACATGTCTCACTGGCTGGACTGACCACGGCCCAAGATCCAGCTTAACCATTAAGGGAGCATTCTCTGAGAAACACCATCACACACTCAAACCAGAGTTAcagcttctcccagctgctgaaaTAAACCACTGATTAACAGATCAGCATATTATCAATTAACTCACTTTTCAACTTAGAAGTTGAACACACAAGTTAATTAACTTTTACATGCTTCTGCCTGCTTGCATACAGAAGTGAAAGTTCAGAAAACCATTACAGATTTTTCCCAAGATTtggaacaaagaaagaaagaaagaacagcaAACAAGTTTTTGGAAAAGTTTTattgcatttgttttccatATGGAAGCATTAACAGATTGAAAAGATGCAGCATTCACATTACTTCCAAAATGAGACATCCATTaaatttctccttccctgatttccctcccttcccccgTGGCTTTGAAGCAGTCTAAGCAGGTCAGTttccaaaaaaatattttaagccaaggaaagaaaagattcCTTGGAAGTCACAGATGCAGCTGATTTGTGTATTTCCTCTGTTTGCAATTCATTTAATGAGCCCATGGGAGCTGTGaatcaaaaatataaataaaattcctgCCTGAACACAAGATGTTGTAATTAACATTAACAGTTGGTATTATTAATGGTTTAGCTCTACCTGTTTTTGGAATGCATTCTGTCCCTCCCACTTTTCATCACCACACAGTTCATAACATCATGCATGCTCCTTACCATAAATATTTCCCAATTTCAAACCCTTACACATATATGTGCGTGTGCTTACACACATACACATGTATGCATAAACAGGAGAAAAGATTTACAAAGCTCTAAACCAGGGCAAAGCTAACAATATAGAATCAACCACCCTGGAACATTTACACATCCCATCAATATTAGTCTTTATAGTAATCTGGGCATTCATGTCAGTTTTTCACTTTAACACTGTTTCGCAGGCATTGCTCTAACAAGTCATTTACCAAGACAAACACACATCAAAAAACATGATTCTGCTATTCTAAACACTTGAAAATtagctttctttctttcctggaaGTGTAAGGCATGTAATAATCCAAAGAGTCTTCTAAATCTGCCACAGTTATCCTACAGGGGCAACAATTTCCTGCACACAAGGGAGGGAACAGATAAAATAATGCCAGAAAGATGGAATCAGTTctgtggctggaaggaaaaaggagggtGGAGTGAGAATTGGTTTGGCAACTTTGAAGTACTTTAACTGTTTGTGATCACCAGGTCAATTGGCTCACTTGCTGTGCTGCCTTCTGGTCTTGCACCTTTTGGTACATGAAGGTGCTGCTCCCCTGTTCAAGTTCACTTATGAAAGAGCAATGTGCTCCTTCAGGAAGTCCAAAGGTGTCTGTGTAGGGCTGTTGGCACTCACAGGTCATCCACAGAGCTCATCACAGTCAGGAGACAGCATGAGAATTTACTCAGAAGAGGTGGGTCATAACAGAGAAGAGAGGATTCCCTTCACATTAGTTATGCCAtacagaaagcaaagagaaacaaatgcCAGTAAAGTTAATgtgataaaaaaggaaaaaaaaaagaaaaagggaaaaaaaaaagcagcagtttcagCCAGAGATATAGAATTATCTAAAATGGTGGaacacagggtttttttttcctctgcaattATCAGCCATTTAATAGACATAAAAAAgtccattttgctttttgttttaaacattcATGGAAAATTTGTAACAGTAGTGCTGTAATATGTTTCTATTTTAGTGGAAATGCTGGTCAGGAATTCCTCAGACCACATATTGGTATGGGTCTGCTTTTCCTTGGTCTGGTGTTGCGAATGGGCTAAGCCATGCTATAGAGAACGGATGGCCAAATACTGCTTTCATGTTCatccattttgtttttttagcccatcttctctcttcctttttcaaCTGTTCTATTccctgaaaacagaaatatgacATTTTCAGTCAAATACTCAGGTTTTGTAGCTCTGGATTCGGGGAAAGGTCTCCTCTCAGTTACCCCTCATCCGAAGGACAGAGtaagaaaatacaaatgcatctgtactgcctttccttttcttctctctgctttatattaaaaaatactaaagcTAGAAACTGTTCCTTGGAAATAAAATTGCTTCCATTTTCTTCAGACCTACATACTTCAGAACCATTTTAAGCTCTGCCATCCAATTGCCTCTGATgtcaataaaaaaaaccccaccacttaaaaccaaacaaaaagtaTGTGCTTTAATGGCTGAATGCATTATGTGCTAACCAGATGGAAAAGTCTTAGAAGAAACCATTACAagcttgcagaaaaaaaaacaaaaaaaaaaagggaccaaaaaccccacaaacccaaAGATAATCTCTGTAATGCTCTCAGATTCACCAAGCAAGTTCAGGAAGTGCCCATGGCTCAGTGTAGCTGAGTCTACCTGGTGCCTCTTCATGTGTCATTAGAATCACTGCTAAAACATGCatgggctgacagcagggagagagggttAAATAAGATACTGATTTGAAGAAATCATTGGCATTGTTTAGTAAAGGTTAGAGGCAGAACAAAAATAAGCCGTCAAGCAATCAGCTGAAACATTCACTAgttaaacattaaaaagaaaataaaaacccataTTGTGTCTGAAGCCCAGGAAGTGAATTTGGTCTTTCAGGAAAGCCATTTATGCTTGCTATAGAAGCCCAATGAGTAAGAGCAGACACTGGAGAGCATCACTCTCCcacgggcagcagcagctggcagatCACCCAGTTCCTTGACTCTGCATCTTTTGCAAGGCAAGGTTCCTCCTGACCTACATGTGTCTCCCATGCTACACAGTAATGCACTGCAATACATCTGTGTGCCTCAAATCACTGACGCTGGGAGCTCTGATGAACAGAAcatggggcagctgcaggagttgTGCTGATCCCTGGTAATGTCACCTCCAGAGACAACAGCAAAATGCCAGGGTTCTGGGTCCCTTCAGGCAGAGAGAAACCATCCTGGTAGGACAGCATACTCAAATTGAGGAATGAAGTCTCCCAGTGACTGGAAgagaaaggtgaaaaaagggCAACATACGGCCCTGTCTCTAAAATGCAAATTAGAACACTGTAAGAGAGCACACCAAGAAGCACTTCACCTGGAAATATTCCTCTGCTCAAAACAGATTGCTTGCATACAGCTAGCTCAATGCTAGCAAACCAACAATGAGACATTCCATAGAGCAGAATCCTTACTGgtacatattaaaaaaacacccaaaaataaaaacccacaaCCCAGTGGGGGAGACCATATTTCATTCCTTTATTTTAGAATGTGGCATTGTTCCTTTAACATCCACGAGTCCCCAGAACTACACTGGAAGGGAAAATCTGGGGACTTATTTGGGTGCCCAGCTGTAGGAAGCAGTTTCTAAAAATTCTTGACAGGTTCCAAAGATAGAGAAATTCAAATGATGATTTCACAGGCAGCATTGCCAATTTACACACTTTCTGCTGAACACAAGCTCAGCAGGATCTGTACCACTCTGTACTTCTTCCTGGGGCTCTCCCCATCAGAAAGCACAGTGAAGTCTTTCTCTGAACACACACAGGTGGAACATCAGCCTCTTGCAGAAGCCAAGCATTAAGGAAAGCACTGCAAACAAAGGCTCAGAACAATGGGCTTGTACAGCATATAATGCCAGTCACAGCTCTCTGACAGCAGCAAAAACATCTACTCTAGCTTCAACTGGCCATGGGCAAACAAGGAGAAAGAAACCTAAAggaggcaggggaggaaagAAGAGCTGTCCCTCTTTTAAGACTATCACGtctctccagccactctggTTAATTCAATTACCTGAGCATGCTTGGTGAAGAGTGCAAGTATTCACAAGTGTGGGAACACCCCCAGGAGTCACCAGCTCCATCTTCGCAGAAGTGAGCAATACATGGATTTAGGACTGCAATATTACTATATCATCTCTACTATGCCATCTTCAAATCAGAGATGGCTTGGTGGATTTGCAGCAGACTGTATCCAGCAGTTTCCATGAGCCTACTCcactcccttttctttttcctcctggcaAGAGTTTTTGAACTGCTGAAGAGGTAGCTAAGGCTGGAAAATCTTCTAGGCTAAAAGAAGTGTGCGTGTGTGTTCCTCCCCCAACTTCTCATCTTGGctttccagcctttccagcaCATAAATCTGTGAATAGTGACAACCAGGACACACAGCTGAATTTCAGACAATACTGATGTAAAAGCACTTCATTAAAGGAGAAAGGTTCTCCAATCCACAGGGACAAATACTCTCTACAGAGTAACCCCAGCTACCTATGCCTACCTCATGGGAGCTACTGTCAACACAGCACCCCAGCCAATACACAGGGTACTGTGTCCCACAGGAACCCTCAAGAGCACCATCCAGCACTGTGCTAACTCAGCTTTATTACACTGGATCTCTCCTCAGAGGGTACATGGGTCTCCCTGTGCCATGAGGCAAAACCCTGTAGCCCTGTAGACACTGTTTCTACAAATGGTGAGAGACAGGGTAAAGGAGAGAGCGAGACACCCACCGTTTCATCAGTGCAGATGGAGTGTACTTGGGTCCCAAACATAACTGAGGTGAAGATGAGAAATAGGAGAGCTTCAAAACACAAGAGGATGAGTAGAATCACTGTAGTTGGTGGAGAGAAGGAACTACATTCTGTGAAGACAAAACAGTGGAGTTGGAAGGATAGACACCAAGTAATGCAGCTGCTGCAAAATACCCACTAAGCCATGAATTTCCCATACCCAAACTATCAATTAATTATATGAACAACATTCCCAGAAAGATACACAGGGAAGCTCTGACATTCAATCATAAAATGATCACTCCCTCAAATttcaaaaaaagtgaaaaagccCACCAAAACCCCTGCAACACTTCAAGATTGCgactttcttttccactttggTGTTTCCCCAGCATACCAACTAGGATGCCATTCTCCTCCATTTCACATGGAGGTTCTCTCTTAAATCTTAGACTTAACAGATTTTCCACAGTGATAAGTCCATTAAAAATCTCAAGCTGGCAGTCAGGACATGAGCATATGTAGCACCAACATAAAACCAGGGTGTGCTTCCTTTCATAACTGTTCTAAGCTGTAACTAAAAGAAGGTCAGATTAAACCAAGTTCCTATTCTTCCTCATACTCAACAGTGCAACCTCAAGCAAGAgctgaaaaaagaaacccaagaaGGTAATTagaaaggaggagcagaagaaagTAATGTTATAGGGCCGAAGTCATAGTTGAGTGCTGCAAAGTTACAGTTGAGTGCTGTAAGTGCCAGAACATCTCCAGATTTTTCCAAAATCTAAGACTCTCACCAAAAGCCTGTATTTTTCTAATGAGATCTTAGACTTAAACAGATAATCAGGAACTAACACAATCTGCACAAACACAAGGCAGCTGGAACAGCACATCCATCTCCTAACAGCTTTGCTCTGCCACCTAAACCTGGGACAGGTGTAGGGAAGTGCTTTCCCCACAGGAACAGGCTCTGAGAAAGGACATAAGGGATATATCTTTTAATGTATCCTTCCTTTATGGCCCTGGCCACTGCAGTCAAATGCAGATGTTCTCAGTGACTGCTGGCAgctgttttaaaagttttgaaGTGCAGAACAACCTTTTCAAATTCAATTCACATGTGTATCCTCTGCAGTACTATGATCTAAAACCAGTCATGATATTGAGACTACTACTGCaattccaagggaaaaaaccctcctctttttccaaaaaaacTCACAGGCAGTACATACATGTGCACACACGTTCTTTGATACCTTGCTGTTCAACTCAGCATTACATTAAGGGTTTCCCATATCCATTTGTGGTTTTAGGAACATACACAGACTGACTTTGTGAAAATGTACTCACTGACTACTTCAGAGTGAATGCTGAGGTTTTTGGTTTCACTTTTTTGAGCTGCTTGggctctggttttggtttgtttggtttatgtttttctgaggaaaagaatTGTTTGTTCTTGTAAGGGTGGATTTTTGGATACGAGCAGCATGTTTTCCTGGCAGTCTTGCAAGAATGATTCACAGTacccttttaaaaaaagcacacaCATTCTTCTTATCTTTTGCTAGCATTCAGGAAATTAGTGCTGTGTTCATGCCAACAGTAGGTTATTGCACACATATTCCTTAGGTGTCTTTACATATCAGCTTTTACCTAGGCACTATCAGGTATAAGTTAAAAGAGGACTTTTCAGGACAGAGATTCCAGCAGCTCAAAAAGAATTATGAAGTCCCAGGAATGAtcattaaaaagacaaaaaaaatttaaaaatagagataGCATAGCAGAACGTTGGTAACATTCTTCTGAAATAAGCCAACTGCATTTTAAGTTCTTATTCAAAGGATAATCTGTTATTTTAATAAGGTATTTTGTTTATACTCACTTGTCCAGTCTTCTTCAAAGCAGTACAAGAAGTGAAATCCCACCATGATTAGGGCATGCAGGGAAATCAGTGCTATATACATCTGAAAAATGAAGGATGTAATACAGGTATCAAGTGAGTTCAAAGACCAAAATGCTTTATCTTCCCAACACTTTATTTAAAAGCACAGTGCtaagatttcaaaataaaaccaaaccacaaaacaactCCAAAAACTATCAAGCTCTCCCATCTCCCCTGAAAAAGCACTGTGAAGCTGGCAAACAGCATGACTACATAGACTCATTCTCTCCTTTGAACAGCTCTGAGTGAACACAAGGCAGATGCTGAATCCAACAGCAGCTGAATCCAAAGCCCAGCCTCCTGTGTCCCGGAGTGGCCTTCCACACAGCTCACTGCCCTTAcctcagctcagcactgcacaACCTTCAGAGAACAGTAACACTGATCAAGGTATCCAGTTGCCAAAGCCTACATCCTTGCTCTTGACAGCACTACAGTTTCCCAGAGAAACAACAGTCGTTTTCTTTTAACTAGAAAATGCACTTTGTTTTCCAGTATGAGGttcagaaaaattactttttttttttttagaagtattttctCTGAGGTAGGCACTAGCATAGAAAGTTTCTCTCAAGCTTTAATACTTCGTACATAATAATTTTTGGTTTAAACGAGGTCTTAGCTTTGTAAGAAAAACTGTATGTAACAAAAAGTTAGAACAAAAGCTATGTGCAATGTCACACATAGATTACAATTTCCTAAGGGGTAAAAAAGTTACTCTTCTGAACCTACAACTCTGAGGAAGATAGGAATATAGCAGAAGTGAGAGAGATTTTGTAACAAGAAACACCTCTGGAAGCAGTAAGAGGCAATAGGGGAGCATTCTGGTTTTCCTTGCAAGTTGAGCATGTTGCTGCTCTTTCACTTCCTCATGTATTAAAAAGAATATTCAATAACAAAACCAGCAACccttattttgtttctctcaaCCAGATTAAGTCTAAAATACAGTCTGCTAGAAAGTGGATATCAAGTCCTAATAGTAACTGAAATCCTTTTGAGAGGACTAGAACACCTAGCTCACTTCTCaaggtttaaaaaaacctgtttgCTCATAGGAAAGAAATAGGATTCATTTTGTTCTGTAATCCACATCCTTGCAAACCCCAGCATAGAACACTAGGCCTGTCATTTAACGGAAAATCTCCTCCTTTCTGCTTGGTAATATGAGAACATACTTCCTCAAACCTACAGATGTCTCAGAagatttattaataaaacagaGCATCACTGAGACTCAGCCTTGTAATGTTCACACTACTCCCACGGGATATTTGCAGTTCACTTTGATGAAACACTTTTCAAACCTTCCAGAAATATCCACTGTTCAAGTTTGTACTCCTGTTTTCTTACTCATGATGCTACAGATATAGTACAAAAAGTCAAGCACCTCCGTGGTTTTCaagtacaaaaataaaccacttgcaattaaaaggtggatAATTCTTATCCAAGGGGATGCAGACTTCCCACTCCTTCTTTGAGATGTGGCAACAGCTCTTATTACATGATCCCACACAGATACTTGTACAACTATAATGTTTAGGAACTCTACATATGGCCTGGGATCCTACCAGCCAGTGTTTGATGTAAAAGGATGGCCCCTCCCTCAAAGAGCTCAGCACCACAATACACTACTCACATTACAAAATAGGTGCTGAGCAACCATCAATGCAAACCTCAAAAAGCCCTGACAAATGCTTCCTGTGATGCCTCTTCCTATTGCTGTGGATGGATGGTGGGGGGGGCAGGTGTTTCCTAATTAGTGAAACAGAAGCCCACAGCAGGTCCCCATAAAGTTCTTCCAAAACACAAAGGAAGAGAacaccagccctgggagctgtttcACCAGACTAGGCACTACATTTCAGCACTTCCCACTGGACAACCTCAATCATCACCTGTGAAATACTTACTGTAAACAGTACAAAGTACTTCTGGTTATTCTCTCCCACACAGTTATTGACCCACGGGCAGTGATGGTCCATTTTCCGAATGCACCTCTTGCAAACACTGAAAGAACACAGGTCTTCGTTAACAGCACTTTTCATTCCAAGAACACAGGATTTTACAGGGATTTGGGGGACAAAGAATTTCAGCTAAAGAACCAAAGGCGAAATCTGAACATGAAAGAATTTACTTGCCACCATATTTATATTTGTGGTTTGCTTACTTGACTAAGCCTGTTCAAAATGAATCATACAATACCAAACCACCATTGCAAAAATTAACGCCACACACCAATGGTTCTTTCCAAAATATGGTTTGAACAATACATTcagacagatggaaaaaaaaatctgtgattttttttagttttaatctATTTGGCCTGTAAAAACGTCCACAGATTAAAACTAAACATAAATCACAAATATACAAAAGGTAGTAATGAATAAAGATACTTCTCAGAGTTGCTAACAACAAACTCAGGTTTATTTGCCAACATTTGCTGGTAGCAGGAACTTGCAATCAAATAAGGCATTAGGAAAGATTCTTGACATCAAGCAGAAAATAGCTGTGGCAGTCAGTCAGGAAGATGGTACCACAATAGACATTCAAGGTGAAATTAGATGTTAAAGTACTTCACAAAACCAGACTAATGAAATCAAAATTCAAATTCTTGCCAATGTGCAAATTGTGGCTGGAagtcaaataattaaaatgttattaCTTTATATATTACTCTGAACATCATTCTCTTGCTTAGTCAGTGACTGCTTCAACACACATAATAAAGGAAgcctttttctctgctgctttctcatATGATAGGAGACGAAAGCCAGTCAGTCTCCTGATACCACATTGTACAAACAAGCACAGAAatcaaatatgaaaaaacacaaaaccccaaagcaaacaaacaataGACCCAGAAAGGAAAGAGCCATGCCAGAACAATTCTGGCAGCAATTAAACAGAAAGGACTAAGTGCTctgctaattttatttttcttcttataacAAAAAGCATCTTGACCtcaatataaataataaacttCAACACCCAAACACTTAAGGGAAACTCAAACGAAAACATAAATATGTTCTTATCAACATGTATGATAAATAATAGAAAATCTCTGTCAGAACAGCCTTTCACTCACTTTAATTGGTGGAAGGGGATAATCCCCAAGGATATGGGCTATGCCTGAAAAACAAATGAGTTGCTATAGGCCTGATCCTAAATGAAAGTCCAGGCAAGCACATCAGgagctccttctcctcaggcAAACATGGGTGCTGTACTATCTGTCAGCCCCACGTCCAGtgggaaacaagaaaaagcCACCTTTTGCCAGAACAAGCAGCTTAAAATTATTTGGAGCTACATGGGGTCTAAAATCAGCAGGCACAGTAAAAGCAATTTATCTGCCAGCTAATGTACTTTGTAAGACAAGTATCTCTcattgtgattaaaaaaaaggaaggggtAAGGTGAGGAAGATGGTGAAGGAGGAGGATGCCTCcctgtgtgcaggtgtgcacaCCCTTCCCTTGGGCTCGGGAGAGGGGAGTACCCAAGCAACCCTCCAAGTGCTCCTACTTCCCCAGAGGGACAACCTGAAACAGCCACGGCACAGATGTgaaagaggcaggagaggagacTGGGAGGGGAGTTTTATTCCATGTACACGTAC of Molothrus ater isolate BHLD 08-10-18 breed brown headed cowbird chromosome 1, BPBGC_Mater_1.1, whole genome shotgun sequence contains these proteins:
- the ZDHHC3 gene encoding palmitoyltransferase ZDHHC3 isoform X2 encodes the protein MMITPVHRFRDIERTPEYLQPEKCVPPPSRASLGTMWFIRDGCGIACAVVTWMLVFYADFVVLLVMLVPSRDYVYSVINGTLFNTLAFLALASHFRAMLTDPGAVPKGNATKEFIESLQLKPGQVVYKCPKCCSIKPDRAHHCSVCKRCIRKMDHHCPWVNNCVGENNQKYFVLFTMYIALISLHALIMVGFHFLYCFEEDWTKCSSFSPPTTVILLILLCFEALLFLIFTSVMFGTQVHSICTDETGIEQLKKEERRWAKKTKWMNMKAVFGHPFSIAWLSPFATPDQGKADPYQYVV